Sequence from the Streptomyces peucetius genome:
TGCGGACCTGAGCGGCGCGACCGGGACTGCGACACCCTGGCAGAATCGAAGTACGCCGTTCATACGGGGCGGCGAAATCCTTCACCCCCGTCTCCTGCCTCGAAGGGCCCCCGGTTCCATGCCGCCCACGCTCGCCTCGCTCGTCCAGCACTCGGCGCTGAAGCTCACCGTGCGCGCCGGGGAGGACCGGCTCGAGACACCCGTGCGGTGGGCCCATGTCAGCGAGCTCACCGACCCGGTGCCGTACATGGAGGGCGGCGAGCTGCTGCTGGTCACGGCCATGAAGCTGGACGCCGAGGACCACGAGGCCATGCGCCGCTACGTGCGCAGACTGGTGGGCGCAGGAGTGGTCGGACTCGGTTTCGCCGTCGGCGTGTACTACGACGACATCCCCGAGGCGCTCGTCGAGGCCGCCAGGGCGGAGGGGCTGCCGCTGCTCGCCGTGCCGCGCCGCACGCCGTTCATCGCGATCAGCAAGGCCGTCTCGGCGGCGATCGCCGCCGATCAGTACCGGGCCGTGACCGCCGGGTTCGAGGCCCAGCGGGAGCTGACCCGGGCCGCGCTCACCGAAGGCCCGGGTGCCGTCGTCGCACGGCTCGCTGCGCACGTCGACGGCTGGGCGGCGCTGTACGACGCGTCCGGCGCGGTCGTCGCCGCGGCGCCCGAGTGGGCCGCCCGCCGCGCGGCCCGGCTCACCGCCGACGTCGAGCGGCTGCGCGAGCGCGCCGCGCCCGCGAGCGCCGTCGTCGGCGGCACGGAGGACGACGACCGGGTCGAGCTCCAGTCGCTCGGCACGGGGCGCCGGGTCCGCGGCGCGCTCGCCGTCGGGACGGGCGCCCCGCTGGGCACCGCCGAGCGCTACGCGGTGCACTCCGCCGTCGCCCTGCTGACCCTGTCGACCGAGCGGTCCCGGTCGCTGCAGGCCGCCGAACAGCGCCTGGGTGCCGCGGTGCTGCGCATGCTGCTGTCCGGGCAGCCGGACCACGCCCGGGCCGTCGCCGGCGATCTGTACGGCGGGCTGCTCGACGCCCCGTTCCGGCTGCTGATCGTCGAGACCGACGGTGAGCCGGACCCTGCCACGGGCGATCGCCCCGCCGCCTTGAGCGCCTTCGCCGAGTCGGTCGAGTCGGCGGCCGCGCGGGCCGGGGAGACCGTCCTCGCGGTGCCCGACGGGACGGAGGACCGCATGGTGGTGCTCGCCGTGGACGGCGGCGCGGTGGCCGCCGCGTGCGTGGGCGCGTACGGGGCCAAGGACGCGGACGAGGCGCAGCTCTTCGTGGGGCTCTCCGCGCCGGCCGGTCCCACTGCGGCGGCCGGCGCGTACAAGCAGGCGGAGCAGGCGCTCGCCGTCGCCCGCCGCCGGGGGCGGGCCCTCGTCGAGCACGAGGAACTGGCGGCCGGTTCCATCCTGCCGCTGCTCGGGGACGACGCCGTGCGTGCCTTCGCGGACAGCATGCTGCGCGCGCTGCGCGACCACGACGCGACCG
This genomic interval carries:
- a CDS encoding PucR family transcriptional regulator, with the protein product MPPTLASLVQHSALKLTVRAGEDRLETPVRWAHVSELTDPVPYMEGGELLLVTAMKLDAEDHEAMRRYVRRLVGAGVVGLGFAVGVYYDDIPEALVEAARAEGLPLLAVPRRTPFIAISKAVSAAIAADQYRAVTAGFEAQRELTRAALTEGPGAVVARLAAHVDGWAALYDASGAVVAAAPEWAARRAARLTADVERLRERAAPASAVVGGTEDDDRVELQSLGTGRRVRGALAVGTGAPLGTAERYAVHSAVALLTLSTERSRSLQAAEQRLGAAVLRMLLSGQPDHARAVAGDLYGGLLDAPFRLLIVETDGEPDPATGDRPAALSAFAESVESAAARAGETVLAVPDGTEDRMVVLAVDGGAVAAACVGAYGAKDADEAQLFVGLSAPAGPTAAAGAYKQAEQALAVARRRGRALVEHEELAAGSILPLLGDDAVRAFADSMLRALRDHDATGRGDLVASLRAWLSRHGQWDAAAADLGVHRHTLRYRMRRVEEILGRSLDDPDVRMELWLALKATGEPPSQPQARTGS